The stretch of DNA ATTCAAATTACATCTGGTCTCTTTCAGTACTGGCGTGCTGCGGGCTTCACCAACGGCTTCCAGCTCTACTGCACCGCTATTGGGGCGCTGGTAATGGCGGCTCTGATGCTGTTTGCGGGCTGGTTCCACTACCACAAGCGCGCTCCCAAGCTGGAGTGGTTCCAGAACGTGGAATCGATGATGAACCACCACCTGGCAGGCCTGCTCGGTCTGGGCTGCCTGAGCTGGGCGGGTCACCAAATCCACGTGGCGCTCCCCGTCAACAAAATGCTGGATGCTGGCGTGGCCCCGCAGGACATTCCCCTGCCCCACGAATTCATCCTTAACAAAGCTTTGATGGCGGATCTGTACCCCAGCTTTGCGGAGGGGCTGAAACCCTTCTTCACCCTCAACTGGAACGTATACGCTGACTTCCTCACCTTCAAGGGTGGTTTGAACCCTGTGACCGGTGGCCTGTGGCTGTCGGATACGGCCCACCACCACCTGGCGCTGGCAGTGCTCTTCATTGTGGCGGGCCACATGTACCGCACCAACTGGGGCATCGGCCACAGCATGAAGGAGATTCTAGAGGGCCACAAAGGCGATCCTCTACTCTTCGGCGGGCGCGGTCACGACGGTCTGTACGAGAACCTGACCACTTCCTGGCACGCCCAGCTGGCCGTCAACCTGGCCATCCTCGGTTCCTTGACCATCATCGTGGCGCACCACATGTACGCCATGCCGCCCTATCCGTACATCGCGACGGATTATCCCACCCAGCTGTCGCTGTTCACCCACCACATGTGGATTGGCGGCTTCCTGATTGTGGGAGCTGGTGCCCACGCGGCCATCTTCATGGTGCGTGACTACGACCCGGCGGTGAACCAAAACAACGCCCTCGACCGGATGCTGCGCTCCCGCGATGCGATCATCTCGCATCTGAACTGGGTGTGTATTTTCCTCGGCTTCCACAGCTTTGGTCTGTACATCCACAACGACACCATGCGCGCCCTGGGCCGTCCCCAGGACATGTTCTCGGATACCGCCATTCAGCTGCAGCCGATCTTTGCCCAGTGGGTGCAAGGGTTCCACGCTGCCGCCGCAGGCAATACCGCCCCCAACGCGCTGGCTAGCGTTAGCCCTGTCTTCGGTGGGGCTGGGGTAGCTGTCGCAGGCAAAGTGGCGATGATGCCCATGGCCCTCGGCACCGCCGACTTCATGGTGCACCACATCCATGCCTTCACCATCCACGTGACGGCCTTGATTCTGCTCAAGGGCGTGCTGTTCGCCCGCAGCTCTCGCCTGATTCCCGACAAAGGTGAACTGGGCTTCCGGTTCCCCTGCGACGGTCCCGGTCGGGGCGGCACCTGCCAGGTATCGGGTTGGGACCACGTGTTCCTCGGCCTGTTCTGGATGTACAACTCCCTATCGATTGTGATTTTCCACTTCAGCTGGAAGATGCAGTCGGACATCTGGGGGACGGTGAGCCCCGATGGCACGGTGAGCCACATCACGGGCGGCAACTTTGCGGCCAGTGCCATCACCATCAACGGCTGGTTGCGCGACTTCCTGTGGGCGCAGGCCTCGCAGGTGATTGGCTCCTACGGGTCGGCGCTGTCGGCCTACGGCCTGATGTTCCTGGGCGCTCACTTTGTCTGGGCCTTCAGTCTGATGTTTCTGTTCAGTGGTCGCGGCTACTGGCAGGAGCTGATTGAGTCCATCGTCTGGGCGCACAGCAAGCTGAAGGTGGCTCCGGCCATCCAGCCTCGGGCGCTGAGCATCACTCAGGGTCGGGCTGTGGGTGTGGCCCACTACCTCCTCGGGGGGATTGCCACCACCTGGGCCTTCTTCCTGGCTCGAATTATCGCGGTGGGCTAGGTTTCTCGTCATGGAATCTCCTGGGGGTGGGTGTCTGGCATGTACGGGGTTTGGTAAGGGCGCACTGCGGTGCGCCCCTACGGACCTTGCCTCGTCCCGATGACCCCGCCCCTACCAACCGCACACATGACTCAAATGTCGTACTAAATCCGTTTTGATTCATGGCAACTAAATTCCCTAAATTTAGCCAGGACCTGGCTGCCGATCCGACCACACGGCGGATCTGGTACGGGATTGCCACCGCCCACGACTTTGAAAGCCACGACGGCATGACGGAGGAGAATCTTTACCAAAAGATCTTCGCCTCTCACTTTGGCCACCTGGCAATCATCTTTCTGTGGACTTCGGGCAACCTGTTCCACGTCGCCTGGCAAGGCAACTTCGAGCAGTGGATCAAAGATCCGCTCAACATCAAGCCCATCGCCCACGCGATCTGGGATCCTCACTTTGGCCAGCCTGCGGTAGATGCCTTCTCCCAGGCCGGGTCTTCTAGCCCCG from Leptolyngbya sp. KIOST-1 encodes:
- the psaA gene encoding photosystem I core protein PsaA, which encodes MTTTPREREAKAKVIVDKDPVPTSFERWGKPGHFDRTLAKGPKTTTWIWNLHADAHDFDSHTSDLEDISRKIFSAHFGHLAVIFIWLSGMYFHGAKFSNFEAWMTNPTGIKPSAQVVWPIFGQEILNADVGGGFHGIQITSGLFQYWRAAGFTNGFQLYCTAIGALVMAALMLFAGWFHYHKRAPKLEWFQNVESMMNHHLAGLLGLGCLSWAGHQIHVALPVNKMLDAGVAPQDIPLPHEFILNKALMADLYPSFAEGLKPFFTLNWNVYADFLTFKGGLNPVTGGLWLSDTAHHHLALAVLFIVAGHMYRTNWGIGHSMKEILEGHKGDPLLFGGRGHDGLYENLTTSWHAQLAVNLAILGSLTIIVAHHMYAMPPYPYIATDYPTQLSLFTHHMWIGGFLIVGAGAHAAIFMVRDYDPAVNQNNALDRMLRSRDAIISHLNWVCIFLGFHSFGLYIHNDTMRALGRPQDMFSDTAIQLQPIFAQWVQGFHAAAAGNTAPNALASVSPVFGGAGVAVAGKVAMMPMALGTADFMVHHIHAFTIHVTALILLKGVLFARSSRLIPDKGELGFRFPCDGPGRGGTCQVSGWDHVFLGLFWMYNSLSIVIFHFSWKMQSDIWGTVSPDGTVSHITGGNFAASAITINGWLRDFLWAQASQVIGSYGSALSAYGLMFLGAHFVWAFSLMFLFSGRGYWQELIESIVWAHSKLKVAPAIQPRALSITQGRAVGVAHYLLGGIATTWAFFLARIIAVG